Proteins encoded together in one Microbacterium oxydans window:
- a CDS encoding ABC transporter permease, giving the protein MVVFLARRLVAAVILLIAITALSFSLIYSSSGNVARNVLGELATQEQIDALNHKLGLDRPLVVQYLDWFSHAIQGDFGVSYFTATPVVNSLATRLPVTLSLVTVSILIATVIAVALGITAAVRRGGVDRLIQVFSVVAESLPNFWVGLMLVSTFAIGLGLFPATGYVPIDESLGGWLSTIALPVTALVIGSIASGAQQIRSAVIDVLRKDYVRTLRARGLSEGSILFRNVLRNAAPPAVTVISLQFIGMLSGAVLIERVFALPGMGSLAVNAAILGDIPVIMGVLVVTAVIVVVINLVVDLAITWINPKARVQ; this is encoded by the coding sequence ATGGTCGTCTTCCTCGCGCGACGCCTCGTCGCCGCCGTCATCCTGCTGATCGCGATCACCGCGCTGTCGTTCAGCCTCATCTACTCCTCGAGCGGGAACGTCGCCAGGAACGTCCTCGGCGAACTCGCCACGCAGGAGCAGATCGACGCCCTGAACCACAAGCTGGGACTCGATCGCCCGCTCGTCGTCCAGTACCTCGACTGGTTCTCGCACGCGATCCAGGGCGATTTCGGGGTCTCCTACTTCACGGCGACGCCCGTCGTCAATTCGCTGGCGACCCGACTCCCGGTCACTCTCTCCCTGGTCACGGTCTCGATCCTGATCGCCACCGTCATCGCGGTCGCGCTGGGCATCACGGCGGCGGTCCGACGGGGCGGCGTCGACCGGTTGATCCAGGTCTTCTCCGTCGTCGCCGAGTCGCTGCCGAACTTCTGGGTCGGTCTGATGCTCGTCTCGACCTTCGCGATCGGGTTGGGTCTCTTCCCCGCCACCGGCTATGTGCCCATCGACGAGTCGCTGGGCGGGTGGCTCTCGACCATCGCGCTGCCAGTGACAGCCCTCGTCATCGGCAGCATCGCCTCCGGCGCGCAGCAGATCCGGAGTGCGGTGATCGACGTGCTCCGCAAGGACTACGTCCGCACCCTCCGCGCACGGGGGCTGTCGGAGGGATCGATCCTGTTCCGCAACGTGCTGCGCAACGCCGCTCCACCGGCGGTCACCGTCATCTCCCTGCAGTTCATCGGCATGCTCTCGGGCGCCGTCCTCATCGAGCGGGTCTTCGCGCTCCCCGGCATGGGGAGTCTCGCGGTGAACGCGGCGATCCTCGGCGACATCCCGGTGATCATGGGCGTCCTCGTCGTGACGGCCGTCATCGTCGTCGTCATCAACCTGGTCGTGGACCTCGCGATCACCTGGATCAACCCGAAGGCGAGAGTGCAATGA
- a CDS encoding dihydrodipicolinate synthase family protein — MPSTQEMLLTNQVWPVMLTPMNADRTIDWRGVDEITDWYIEHGITGLFTNSRSSEVEFLSADERVRLAERVVARADGRAAVVATGTYGGSAEEEIDSIKRIADVGADAVIILTNHLGNQAASEATWTGKLESIVDGTGDIKLGFYECPTPWKRLIPANVFRWAAETGRFVFHKDLTFDPQDMQDKIDAARGTDLRIYNGEITSTYQSIIAGAHGHSGYASSLNPDLMVWLCANAHRDDEQVRTVQRIMSIFERMINLAYPSSAKQLLAATGQLDITATSRMPGAYPLGAHDFDSLTDMVELIESLKLDLR, encoded by the coding sequence ATGCCGAGCACTCAGGAAATGCTGCTGACGAATCAGGTGTGGCCGGTCATGCTGACGCCGATGAACGCCGATCGGACGATCGACTGGCGTGGCGTCGACGAGATCACAGACTGGTACATCGAGCACGGCATCACCGGGCTGTTCACGAACTCGCGCTCCAGCGAGGTCGAGTTCCTGTCCGCGGATGAGCGCGTGCGACTCGCGGAGCGGGTCGTCGCTCGTGCAGACGGGAGGGCTGCCGTCGTCGCGACCGGCACCTATGGCGGCTCGGCGGAGGAGGAGATCGACTCCATCAAGCGCATCGCCGACGTCGGTGCGGACGCGGTCATCATCCTCACGAACCACCTCGGCAACCAGGCCGCGTCCGAGGCGACGTGGACGGGCAAGCTCGAGAGCATCGTCGACGGCACCGGCGACATCAAGCTCGGATTCTACGAGTGCCCGACGCCATGGAAGCGCCTCATCCCGGCGAACGTCTTCCGCTGGGCTGCGGAGACCGGACGATTCGTGTTCCACAAGGACCTGACCTTCGACCCGCAGGACATGCAGGACAAGATCGATGCCGCACGGGGGACGGATCTCCGCATCTACAACGGTGAGATCACCTCGACCTACCAGTCGATCATCGCCGGCGCCCACGGTCACTCGGGCTACGCCTCGAGCCTGAACCCGGACCTCATGGTCTGGCTGTGCGCCAACGCTCACCGCGACGACGAGCAGGTCAGGACCGTCCAGCGCATCATGAGCATCTTCGAGCGCATGATCAACCTCGCCTATCCGAGTTCGGCGAAGCAGCTGCTCGCCGCGACCGGCCAGCTCGACATCACGGCGACCAGCCGCATGCCGGGCGCGTACCCTCTCGGCGCGCACGACTTCGACTCCCTGACCGACATGGTCGAGCTGATCGAGTCGCTGAAGCTCGACCTCCGCTGA
- a CDS encoding LysR family transcriptional regulator, protein MNLPLTSLVTFLHLTETLSFARAAERAEVSPSTVSNQIASLEQEIGESLFARTRGPKPTVTLTPAGEELARLARDVLAAHTAVNDHFRPSVSAGIARLAVTDDIAASPRLGDALRGFRLRNPHVKVEITVGQSGPLYRRLRGGQFDLALIKRMPQDDCLDVLRSEEISWVMHPAARLEQRPLPLVAYPRSSFLRNHSIAALDDRGIAWRITNVVRGVNGQLAAIRSGLGIGVMASGMMPSDLEPTPSSWNLPSLGRVDTVLIRGSKATEAASRLEAGLRLIGRDLLP, encoded by the coding sequence ATGAATCTCCCGCTGACGAGTCTTGTAACTTTTCTGCATCTCACCGAGACCCTGAGCTTCGCGAGGGCCGCAGAGCGGGCGGAGGTCAGCCCGTCGACCGTCAGCAACCAGATCGCGTCGCTGGAGCAGGAGATCGGCGAGTCGCTGTTCGCGCGCACCCGCGGACCGAAGCCGACCGTGACCCTGACTCCGGCCGGAGAGGAACTCGCGCGACTCGCCCGTGACGTCCTCGCCGCGCACACCGCCGTGAACGACCACTTCCGCCCCAGCGTCTCGGCCGGAATCGCTCGACTGGCCGTGACCGACGACATCGCGGCGAGTCCGCGCCTCGGCGATGCGCTCCGCGGCTTCCGGCTCCGCAACCCCCACGTCAAGGTCGAGATCACCGTCGGGCAGAGCGGACCGCTGTATCGACGGTTGCGGGGCGGCCAGTTCGATCTGGCGCTCATCAAGCGGATGCCCCAGGACGACTGTCTCGACGTCCTGCGCTCCGAGGAGATCTCGTGGGTGATGCATCCGGCGGCGAGGCTGGAGCAGCGGCCGCTGCCGCTCGTCGCGTATCCGCGCTCCAGCTTCCTCCGCAATCACTCGATCGCGGCGCTGGACGACCGTGGGATCGCCTGGCGCATCACGAACGTCGTGCGAGGCGTGAACGGCCAGCTCGCGGCCATCCGCTCCGGACTCGGGATCGGCGTGATGGCGTCCGGCATGATGCCGTCTGACCTCGAACCCACGCCGTCGTCGTGGAACCTCCCGTCACTCGGCCGGGTCGACACCGTCCTCATCCGCGGGAGCAAGGCCACCGAGGCCGCTTCACGGCTGGAGGCCGGTCTGCGCCTGATCGGCCGCGACCTGCTGCCGTGA
- a CDS encoding ABC transporter substrate-binding protein — protein sequence MRNPRARRAVQSIAALAAALALVVGCAGGTNTTDGSSSTTGSTDKLTLAVTIDSGSWEPALLQNGHQAQYWNAVYDTLLHMESDASIVPGMAEKWEYNDDNTVLTLTLRPGITFTDGAKFDAEAVKANIFNLKNGTGQNAVMMKSVDDVVPVDELTVELRLSAPDPALLTYLTLAGGVMGSPAALGTDAITTTPVGSGPYVLDAAASEPGVRFAFTRNDDYWDQESYPYDNLELVVMNELTARVNALRSGQVQGIAADGSVVQEAKGANLDVYEWPLNRRGLYLADRDGTVVPALKDVRVRQAINYAIDADGILEGIQLGFGERSNQVFNPTSVNYLPELNDLYPYDPEKAKELLAEAGYADGFEVVMPESAGEKSNPIVEQQLAEVGITVKWVKVDPTNYVAEVQSGKYGMFWMSNSTAEAWWDMSKQIPADAPWNPFSTSTPELDALIAEARGASGDAYADAMKDINRYVVENAWFDIWYLENVIYLASPEVEVSVHPMNVVPFIKDFRPAD from the coding sequence ATGAGAAACCCTCGCGCCCGTCGGGCGGTCCAATCGATCGCTGCTCTGGCAGCCGCCTTGGCGCTCGTCGTCGGCTGCGCCGGCGGTACGAACACTACCGACGGCTCTTCTTCGACCACCGGATCAACGGACAAGCTCACGCTGGCCGTCACGATCGACAGCGGCTCCTGGGAGCCGGCGCTGCTGCAGAACGGACACCAGGCGCAGTACTGGAACGCCGTGTACGACACGCTGCTCCACATGGAGTCCGATGCGTCGATCGTTCCGGGAATGGCCGAGAAGTGGGAGTACAACGACGACAACACCGTGCTCACCCTCACCCTCCGCCCCGGCATCACGTTCACCGACGGGGCGAAGTTCGACGCCGAGGCCGTCAAGGCCAACATCTTCAACCTGAAGAACGGCACCGGTCAGAACGCGGTCATGATGAAGTCCGTCGACGACGTGGTGCCCGTCGACGAGCTGACGGTGGAATTGCGTCTGAGTGCTCCCGACCCCGCGCTGCTCACCTACCTGACGCTCGCGGGCGGAGTCATGGGCAGCCCCGCTGCACTGGGCACCGATGCGATCACCACGACCCCGGTCGGATCGGGCCCCTACGTGCTGGACGCCGCCGCGTCCGAGCCCGGCGTACGTTTCGCCTTCACGCGCAACGACGACTACTGGGACCAGGAGTCGTACCCGTACGACAACCTCGAGCTCGTCGTGATGAACGAGCTCACGGCGCGGGTCAACGCGCTGCGCTCCGGTCAGGTGCAGGGCATCGCCGCCGACGGCTCCGTCGTCCAGGAGGCGAAAGGTGCGAACCTCGACGTCTACGAGTGGCCGCTCAATCGACGCGGACTGTATCTCGCCGATCGCGACGGCACCGTCGTCCCGGCGCTGAAGGACGTCCGTGTCCGTCAGGCAATCAATTACGCGATCGACGCGGACGGGATCCTCGAGGGGATCCAGCTCGGTTTCGGTGAGAGGTCGAACCAGGTCTTCAACCCCACATCGGTCAATTACCTGCCCGAGCTCAACGACCTCTATCCGTACGACCCAGAGAAGGCGAAGGAGCTGCTCGCCGAGGCAGGCTACGCCGACGGGTTCGAGGTCGTGATGCCGGAGAGCGCCGGCGAGAAGTCGAATCCGATCGTCGAGCAGCAGCTCGCCGAGGTGGGCATCACCGTGAAGTGGGTGAAGGTCGATCCGACGAACTACGTCGCCGAGGTGCAGTCGGGCAAGTACGGCATGTTCTGGATGTCGAACTCCACGGCGGAAGCCTGGTGGGACATGAGCAAGCAGATCCCCGCCGACGCTCCGTGGAACCCGTTCTCGACCTCGACGCCCGAGCTCGATGCCCTGATCGCGGAGGCCCGTGGTGCGTCCGGCGACGCCTACGCCGACGCGATGAAGGACATCAATCGCTACGTCGTCGAGAACGCCTGGTTCGACATCTGGTACCTCGAGAACGTGATCTACCTCGCGTCTCCCGAGGTGGAGGTCTCGGTGCATCCGATGAACGTCGTCCCCTTCATCAAGGACTTCCGTCCCGCCGACTGA